One Vibrio taketomensis DNA window includes the following coding sequences:
- a CDS encoding M48 family metallopeptidase, whose product MNPLLRYIQGYPEHILTPVSQMLESGRFAAWFEKRYPHRHEIQSEKALYEYTMALKNQYMKKTSPLSKVIYDSKIHLINNALGLHTYAAKVHGNKIKSKNEIRIASVFKQAPEPLLRMLVVHELAHLKEKEHNKAFYQLCCHMEPDYHQLELDARLFMIYQELK is encoded by the coding sequence ATGAATCCCTTACTGCGTTATATCCAAGGTTATCCTGAGCATATTTTGACTCCTGTTTCACAAATGTTGGAGTCTGGCCGCTTTGCCGCTTGGTTTGAAAAGCGTTATCCGCATCGTCATGAAATTCAAAGCGAAAAAGCGCTCTATGAATACACGATGGCGCTAAAAAACCAATACATGAAGAAAACCTCACCGCTGAGTAAAGTGATTTATGACAGTAAAATACACTTGATCAATAACGCGCTGGGTCTGCACACCTACGCCGCCAAAGTGCATGGTAATAAGATAAAATCGAAAAATGAAATCCGGATCGCCAGTGTATTTAAACAAGCACCAGAACCATTACTGCGAATGCTGGTGGTGCACGAATTAGCGCACTTAAAAGAGAAAGAGCATAACAAAGCCTTTTATCAACTGTGTTGCCATATGGAACCGGACTACCATCAATTAGAGCTGGATGCTCGTTTGTTTATGATTTATCAAGAATTGAAGTAA
- the pilW gene encoding type IV pilus biogenesis/stability protein PilW encodes MKKAILSMSVALFMSACVTVEVNQEPEIKTPPKEKAEARIALGMGYLDQGNMIKARENLELAYEHAPKYYRSQLSLAHYYEKVGEDKKARSMYEKSLSQNPENGNVLNNFGTFLCKQGEYEKADKFFNRAIEQPYYYQVAGSYENAAFCALKSGKQEQAMAYFKRALDYEPMRFRSNLNLAKLEIESDMLMDARLRLMRFSQSYGPRKEALQLMIELETRAGNPELAEQYQAKLDKLS; translated from the coding sequence ATGAAAAAAGCCATCTTAAGCATGTCAGTCGCACTTTTCATGTCAGCCTGTGTGACAGTTGAGGTGAACCAAGAACCAGAAATTAAAACGCCACCGAAAGAAAAGGCTGAAGCTCGTATCGCACTAGGTATGGGATATCTCGATCAAGGAAACATGATTAAAGCGCGCGAAAACTTGGAACTCGCATATGAACACGCACCAAAGTATTACCGTTCGCAGCTAAGCCTTGCTCACTACTATGAAAAAGTTGGTGAAGACAAGAAAGCACGTTCAATGTATGAAAAGTCGTTATCGCAAAACCCAGAAAACGGGAACGTACTCAACAACTTTGGTACATTTTTGTGCAAACAAGGTGAATACGAAAAAGCCGATAAATTCTTTAATCGCGCTATAGAACAGCCCTACTACTACCAAGTTGCTGGTAGCTATGAAAACGCCGCATTTTGCGCATTAAAATCAGGAAAACAAGAACAAGCAATGGCTTACTTTAAGCGTGCGCTTGATTATGAACCAATGCGTTTTCGTTCGAATCTCAACCTTGCCAAACTAGAGATTGAAAGCGACATGCTAATGGATGCGCGTCTTCGTTTAATGCGCTTTAGTCAAAGCTATGGTCCACGCAAAGAAGCGCTGCAACTGATGATCGAACTTGAAACCCGTGCGGGTAACCCTGAATTAGCAGAACAATACCAAGCTAAACTCGACAAGCTAAGCTAA
- a CDS encoding LysR family transcriptional regulator, producing the protein MDSKHLKYFVTVAEFGHFTQAAKALHIAQPALSIAIKKFEQQLGMTLFRRSERQVELTDEGRVLLKHAKRVLQQIDDAKLAMDELKGLEKGEVRLGAPSMMGSYFFPQVFMAFKSRYPKLKLTLVDAGTSSIRRMLLDGELDIGVINLDERVPDDLETDHLLHSEMVAVVSEDHPFASRESLRFEEFFEQDLVMFKHGYFHRDYIEAKAKQHNIEFDCAFETNLLPLILSIVRKEFAITALLELVTQHEPNIVGVPFEEPVKLDLALAWRKNGYLSIAERTFIDFVKTLINRR; encoded by the coding sequence ATGGACTCCAAACATCTGAAGTATTTCGTTACCGTTGCTGAATTTGGTCATTTTACTCAGGCAGCAAAAGCCTTACATATCGCACAGCCTGCGTTGAGTATTGCGATCAAAAAGTTTGAGCAACAATTGGGCATGACCCTGTTTCGCCGTAGTGAAAGGCAAGTGGAACTCACTGATGAAGGTCGGGTGTTGCTTAAACATGCCAAACGCGTGTTGCAGCAAATTGATGATGCGAAGTTGGCGATGGATGAGCTCAAAGGATTGGAAAAAGGGGAGGTACGACTTGGCGCACCAAGTATGATGGGTTCCTACTTTTTTCCTCAAGTATTTATGGCATTCAAAAGCCGATATCCCAAGCTCAAATTAACCTTAGTCGATGCAGGCACCAGTTCGATTCGCCGTATGCTACTCGATGGTGAGCTTGATATTGGTGTGATCAATCTTGATGAACGAGTGCCGGATGATCTTGAAACAGACCATCTACTTCATTCTGAAATGGTGGCGGTGGTGAGTGAAGACCATCCTTTTGCCAGCAGGGAATCATTGCGATTTGAAGAGTTCTTTGAACAAGATTTAGTGATGTTCAAACATGGCTATTTTCATCGCGATTATATAGAAGCTAAAGCGAAGCAGCATAATATTGAGTTTGACTGCGCATTTGAAACCAATTTGTTACCGCTGATTTTGAGCATTGTGCGCAAAGAGTTTGCCATCACTGCATTGTTAGAGTTGGTCACGCAACATGAGCCAAATATTGTTGGTGTACCGTTTGAAGAGCCAGTAAAACTCGATCTTGCATTAGCTTGGCGCAAAAATGGTTACTTATCGATTGCTGAGCGTACCTTTATCGATTTTGTTAAAACTTTAATTAATCGTAGATAA
- the rlmF gene encoding 23S rRNA (adenine(1618)-N(6))-methyltransferase RlmF has protein sequence MSSNQTPRSKRKPNGNKAAHKNQSAPVASTMQVTKVASKAGLHKRNLHQGRYDFVKLVKALPELAKHVVLNPVGEQTIRFDDPQAVKLLNKALLAQHYSVTQWDIPDGYLCPPIPGRADYIHRLADLLNNEAPQLNHRLVKALDIGVGANCIYPIVGVTQYGWHYTGSDVDSVSVDNSNQIANHNLPLKGKVECRLQTDSRHYFKGIIEPNEFYDVTTCNPPFHASLAEAQQGTERKLANLNAHKGKRGHVKPEHKANQGTVQQAKGNKPTLNFGGQKAELWCPGGEAAFVKNMAFESRDFAHQVLWFTTLISKKDNVRWLRKQLEKAGAKQMTVVEMSQGQKVSRFVAWSFKDKAERQAWLKLKSH, from the coding sequence ATGAGTAGTAATCAAACTCCACGCTCAAAGCGTAAGCCAAATGGCAATAAAGCCGCTCACAAAAACCAATCAGCGCCAGTTGCTAGCACAATGCAAGTGACAAAAGTGGCGAGCAAAGCAGGTTTGCACAAACGAAATTTGCATCAAGGTCGTTATGATTTTGTAAAACTGGTGAAAGCGCTGCCAGAGTTAGCGAAACATGTGGTCCTTAACCCTGTTGGTGAGCAAACCATTCGCTTTGATGATCCTCAAGCGGTGAAGCTGTTGAACAAAGCACTGCTTGCACAGCATTACAGTGTCACGCAATGGGATATTCCTGACGGTTATTTGTGCCCGCCGATCCCTGGCCGTGCAGATTACATTCATCGCTTAGCCGATTTGTTGAACAATGAAGCGCCACAATTGAATCACCGTTTAGTTAAAGCGTTGGATATTGGCGTGGGTGCCAACTGTATTTATCCAATTGTTGGGGTTACGCAATACGGTTGGCATTATACCGGTAGCGATGTAGATAGTGTCTCGGTGGATAACTCTAATCAGATTGCAAACCATAACTTGCCACTTAAAGGTAAGGTCGAGTGTCGATTACAAACCGATAGTCGTCATTATTTTAAAGGCATTATTGAGCCTAACGAATTCTACGACGTGACCACCTGTAATCCGCCGTTTCATGCCTCTTTGGCTGAAGCGCAGCAGGGAACGGAGCGTAAACTTGCCAATCTTAATGCACATAAAGGAAAACGTGGTCACGTTAAGCCTGAGCATAAAGCTAACCAAGGCACTGTTCAGCAAGCTAAAGGCAACAAGCCAACGCTGAATTTTGGTGGTCAAAAGGCAGAGTTATGGTGTCCGGGTGGTGAGGCTGCATTTGTTAAAAATATGGCGTTTGAAAGCCGTGATTTTGCCCATCAGGTGCTTTGGTTCACGACACTGATTTCTAAAAAAGACAACGTCCGCTGGCTGCGCAAGCAATTAGAAAAAGCGGGTGCAAAACAGATGACCGTGGTTGAAATGAGCCAAGGGCAGAAGGTGAGCCGCTTTGTTGCTTGGAGCTTTAAAGATAAAGCAGAGCGACAAGCTTGGCTAAAACTGAAAAGCCATTGA
- a CDS encoding glutaredoxin family protein, whose product MRRLVLYVKDKCPHCKDAQRYLDSKGYPYRLTNAKMQRGRKELDAIGARSLPVLKIGDRYMIGWNAANFEKMYKNS is encoded by the coding sequence ATGAGACGACTAGTTTTATACGTAAAAGATAAGTGCCCGCACTGTAAAGATGCCCAGCGCTACCTTGATTCAAAAGGTTATCCATACCGTCTAACCAACGCAAAAATGCAACGTGGCCGTAAGGAACTCGATGCGATTGGCGCTCGCTCACTCCCTGTACTGAAGATTGGTGACCGCTATATGATTGGCTGGAATGCTGCCAACTTCGAAAAAATGTATAAGAATAGCTAA
- a CDS encoding NRAMP family divalent metal transporter — MNTANSSATVNSAPIQTKLLGKKAILSVAFLMATTSVGPGFLTQTAVFTNIYKVDMAFPVFASMFITFGIVMNLWRIVGVSGLRIQDIANRVAPGMGYVVGVLLALGAVAFNFGNVSGSALGINVLTGIDTTWGALFTGLIGSLLFIVHNASKRMDQMARYLGLFMIILIAYVAMTSLPPMGETLTAAVMPSDFGSLLLPTLTIVGGAVGGYYTGAQRLVDIGLQGKENVPSIKTAAWAGISIAVVIRILLFLAVFGVIAAGATLDAKNPAADAFRQGAGEPGYFIFGLVLFVASITSVVGNSYMAISLIKTLFPVVARNEKAWCVGFILVTSLGTVTMNMPILLLMLAGLVNSIILPIVLGMVLAATRRKDIIGDYKHPIYLTVIGVVIVVVMAASSVTNISNFIAKFIG; from the coding sequence ATGAACACAGCAAACTCTTCTGCGACCGTTAATTCGGCGCCAATTCAAACGAAACTTCTTGGCAAAAAGGCGATTCTTAGCGTTGCATTCCTAATGGCAACCACGTCTGTTGGCCCAGGCTTTTTAACGCAAACTGCCGTTTTCACAAATATCTACAAAGTCGATATGGCTTTCCCTGTATTTGCATCTATGTTCATTACCTTTGGTATTGTGATGAACTTATGGCGCATCGTTGGTGTATCTGGCCTGCGCATTCAAGACATCGCTAACCGAGTAGCACCAGGTATGGGTTATGTGGTGGGTGTTCTATTGGCTCTAGGTGCAGTCGCATTTAACTTTGGTAACGTGAGTGGCTCGGCACTGGGTATTAACGTACTCACAGGCATCGACACGACGTGGGGCGCGCTATTCACTGGTCTTATTGGTAGCCTACTGTTTATTGTGCATAACGCATCAAAACGCATGGATCAAATGGCTCGCTACCTAGGCTTGTTCATGATTATCCTGATTGCTTACGTAGCAATGACGAGCCTACCACCAATGGGCGAAACACTAACAGCAGCCGTAATGCCAAGCGACTTCGGCAGCCTACTACTTCCAACTTTGACTATCGTTGGTGGCGCGGTTGGCGGATACTACACTGGCGCACAACGCTTAGTCGATATCGGTCTACAAGGTAAAGAAAACGTACCATCAATCAAAACAGCGGCATGGGCTGGTATTTCAATCGCGGTTGTCATTCGTATTCTTCTGTTCTTGGCGGTATTTGGTGTTATCGCAGCTGGCGCGACACTGGATGCGAAAAACCCTGCGGCTGATGCATTCCGTCAAGGCGCAGGTGAACCAGGTTACTTCATCTTTGGTTTGGTTCTGTTCGTTGCTTCTATCACTTCAGTAGTCGGCAACTCATACATGGCTATCTCGCTGATTAAGACTCTATTCCCGGTAGTTGCGCGCAACGAAAAAGCATGGTGTGTTGGCTTTATCCTAGTGACAAGCCTTGGCACGGTAACGATGAACATGCCAATCCTACTACTGATGCTGGCTGGTCTTGTAAACAGTATTATTCTACCGATTGTACTTGGTATGGTATTGGCTGCAACTCGCCGTAAAGACATTATCGGTGACTACAAACACCCGATTTATCTGACTGTAATTGGCGTGGTCATTGTTGTGGTAATGGCGGCATCAAGTGTTACCAACATCAGCAACTTTATTGCCAAGTTTATCGGCTAA
- a CDS encoding arginase family protein — protein sequence MTKSFDLIGAPFNLLGCHTTADNTVDALRRLDEESWQGLSHWMEVRNARWNADIRDKGDVEINTQERNLIELKEKEQGLALYAGRLKQQLLNSYQQKRIPITIGGDHSIAIGSVQAALEYYQKQQKQRVAVVWIDAHADCNDALASNLHGKPVAMLMDKYSHNGWQVDASLVLNPQDVYYVAVRDLMPNEHQLMTENQMVNFDHHYIERHGIAAVVESIKRIVDQHYDCLYVSFDYDALDGALYRACATPNQGGLSAREAMYLIYELAQHDKFIGIDFVEYLPELDTDGLSKELMIKLIDAVWGYRA from the coding sequence ATGACTAAATCCTTTGATCTTATCGGAGCCCCATTTAACTTACTTGGTTGTCATACTACGGCGGATAACACCGTTGATGCGCTACGACGATTAGATGAAGAATCATGGCAAGGGTTAAGTCATTGGATGGAAGTTCGTAATGCCCGATGGAATGCGGATATTCGTGATAAAGGGGACGTCGAGATTAACACTCAAGAGCGCAATCTGATTGAGCTTAAAGAGAAGGAGCAAGGTCTAGCACTTTATGCAGGTCGATTAAAACAGCAATTGCTCAATAGCTACCAACAAAAACGCATTCCTATTACTATCGGTGGTGATCACTCTATTGCGATTGGTAGTGTGCAAGCGGCCTTAGAGTACTATCAAAAACAGCAAAAGCAGCGTGTCGCAGTGGTATGGATTGATGCGCATGCAGACTGTAATGATGCTTTAGCAAGCAACCTTCACGGTAAACCCGTTGCTATGCTGATGGACAAATATTCGCACAATGGCTGGCAAGTTGACGCTTCATTAGTACTTAATCCACAGGACGTTTATTACGTTGCCGTGCGAGATTTAATGCCGAATGAACATCAACTGATGACAGAAAATCAGATGGTGAACTTTGATCATCATTATATTGAGCGTCATGGTATTGCGGCAGTGGTTGAGAGCATCAAACGCATCGTCGATCAACACTACGATTGTTTGTACGTTTCATTCGATTATGACGCTTTAGATGGAGCTTTATATCGAGCCTGTGCGACACCAAATCAAGGCGGCTTAAGCGCACGGGAAGCTATGTATTTGATCTACGAATTAGCTCAGCACGATAAGTTTATTGGTATTGATTTTGTGGAATATTTACCAGAGTTGGACACCGATGGTTTATCCAAAGAGTTAATGATCAAACTGATCGATGCTGTGTGGGGGTATCGAGCGTAA
- the metA gene encoding homoserine O-acetyltransferase MetA encodes MPIKIPDQLPASDILRQENIFVMSETRASTQNIRPLKVLILNLMPKKIETETQFLRLLSNSPLQVDIELLRIDNRPSKNTPTQHLDTFYRQFEMVKQRNFDGMIITGAPLGLVQFEDVIYWEHLQNIMNWAKEHVTSTLYVCWAAQAGLKLLYDLPKRTRKEKLSGVYQHQTLNNTHPLLRGFDDEFLAPHSRYADFSAQYLSEHTDLDILATSDVAGVYLAATKDKRNVFVTGHPEYDSHTLHNEYIRDLGEGMEPALPINYYPDNNPEIAPRASWRSHGHLLFSNWLNYCVYQQTPFDLEHFSEANFTKDD; translated from the coding sequence TTTACGCCAAGAGAATATCTTCGTAATGTCAGAAACGCGCGCATCAACGCAGAATATTCGTCCGCTGAAAGTGCTGATCCTTAATCTTATGCCTAAAAAAATTGAGACGGAAACTCAGTTCTTGCGCTTACTATCAAACAGTCCACTGCAGGTAGATATTGAGCTGTTACGTATCGATAATCGCCCAAGCAAAAATACACCGACTCAGCATTTAGACACCTTTTATCGTCAGTTTGAAATGGTCAAACAACGTAATTTTGATGGCATGATTATCACCGGAGCCCCGCTCGGTTTAGTTCAATTTGAAGATGTTATCTACTGGGAGCATCTGCAAAACATCATGAATTGGGCGAAAGAACACGTAACCTCAACGCTATACGTATGCTGGGCAGCACAAGCTGGGTTGAAATTGCTGTACGACTTACCCAAGCGTACTCGTAAAGAAAAGCTCTCCGGGGTTTATCAACATCAAACATTGAATAACACCCACCCACTGCTGCGTGGTTTTGACGATGAATTTTTAGCGCCCCATTCTCGCTATGCTGATTTCTCTGCTCAATATCTTTCAGAACATACTGATCTCGATATTTTGGCGACATCGGATGTTGCCGGCGTTTATCTCGCCGCAACAAAAGACAAACGAAACGTATTCGTCACTGGTCACCCTGAATATGACTCGCACACTCTGCACAATGAATACATTCGCGATCTAGGTGAAGGGATGGAACCTGCGTTACCAATCAACTACTACCCTGATAACAACCCAGAGATCGCACCCAGAGCCAGTTGGCGTAGTCACGGACATTTGCTGTTCTCAAACTGGCTCAATTACTGCGTTTACCAACAAACGCCATTTGATTTGGAACACTTTAGCGAAGCGAACTTCACGAAAGACGACTAG